The Cinclus cinclus chromosome 3, bCinCin1.1, whole genome shotgun sequence genome has a window encoding:
- the IYD gene encoding iodotyrosine deiodinase 1: MALFSSLTPLFIAIICVLIGVIMKKTNGEKEKRDTKSKHPSRPWVDEDLKDGTDHPLEEEEGEEEWQGLEENVAHVPFTGERYSEAEMIERSQTFYELLNKRRSVRFLSDEPVPREVIDNVIRTAGTSPSGAHTEPWTFVVVQDPYLKHKIREIVEEEEEINYKKRMGDRWVNDLKRLRTNWIKEYLDTAPYLILIFKQVYGRLPNGKKKTHYYNEISVSIACGILLAALQNAGLYTVTSTPLNCGPQLRVLLQRPANEKLLLLLPVGYPKKDATVPALTRKPLEDIMVFM; encoded by the exons ATGGccctcttttcttccctcacACCACTATTTATAGCCATTATATGTGTTTTGATTGGGGTAATAATGAAGAAGACGaatggagagaaggaaaaacgTGACACTAAAAGCAAGCATCCATCTCGCCCATGGGTGGATGAAGACTTAAAAGATGGCACTGACCATCCCTTAGAAGAAGAAG AGGGTGAGGAAGAGTGGCAAGGACTTGAAGAAAATGTTGCCCATGTTCCCTTCACTGGTGAGCGCTACTCTGAGGCTGAAATGATTGAAAGGTCACAGACGTTCTACGAGCTTCTGAATAAGAGGCGATCTGTCAGGTTTCTCAGTGATGAGCCAGTCCCCAGGGAGGTAATCGATAATGTCATCAGAACAGCAG GTACTTCACCTAGTGGTGCACACACTGAGCCCTGGACCTTTGTGGTAGTGCAAGATCCGTATCTAAAACATAAGATTCGTGAAATTgtagaagaagaggaggaaatcAACTACAAAAAAAGGATGGGAGACAGATGGGTTAATGACTTGAAAAGATTGAG AACAAATTGGATCAAAGAGTACTTGGACACTGCTCCGTATTTGATCCTCATTTTCAAGCAGGTGTATGGGCGGCTTCCAAATGGCAAAAAGAAGACCCACTACTACAATGAAATCAGTGTTTCCATTGCATGTGGCATCCTGCTTGCTGCACTGCAG AACGCAGGTCTGTACACAGTGACCTCCACACCCCTGAACTGCGGCCCCCAGCTCCGGGTGCTGCTCCAGCGCCCAGCAAACGAGAAGCTCCTGTTGCTGCTCCCTGTTGGCTATCCCAAGAAAGATGCCACTGTGCCTGCGCTGACACGGAAGCCGCTGGAAGACATCATGGTGTTCATGTGA